Proteins encoded in a region of the Pseudomonas viciae genome:
- a CDS encoding glutamate/aspartate ABC transporter substrate-binding protein has product MRIVPHLLGAAIAAALISTPVFAAELTGTLKKIKESGVITLGHRDASIPFSYIADASGKPVGYSHDIQLKVVEAIKKDLDLPNLQVKYNLVTSQTRIPLVQNGTVDLECGSTTNNVERQQQVDFSVGIFEIGTRLLSKKDSKYKDFDDLKGKNVVTTAGTTSERILKAMNADKQMGMNVISAKDHGESFQMLESGRAVAFMMDDALLAGEAAKAKKADDWAVTGTPQSYEIYGCMMRKGDEPFKKAVDDAIKATYASGEINKIYEKWFMQPIPPKGLNLNFPMSDELKALIAKPTDKAADDKKS; this is encoded by the coding sequence ATGCGCATCGTTCCCCATCTCCTGGGCGCAGCCATTGCTGCTGCTCTGATCAGCACTCCGGTTTTCGCAGCCGAACTGACCGGCACGCTGAAAAAGATCAAAGAGTCCGGCGTCATCACGCTTGGCCATCGCGACGCCTCCATTCCGTTCTCCTACATCGCGGACGCTTCCGGCAAGCCGGTCGGCTATTCCCACGACATCCAGCTGAAAGTCGTCGAAGCGATCAAAAAAGACCTGGATCTGCCGAACCTGCAGGTCAAATACAACCTGGTCACCTCGCAAACCCGTATCCCGCTGGTGCAGAACGGTACCGTGGACCTGGAGTGCGGCTCCACCACCAACAACGTCGAGCGTCAGCAGCAAGTTGACTTCTCCGTGGGCATCTTCGAGATCGGCACCCGCCTGCTGTCCAAGAAAGACTCCAAGTACAAGGATTTCGACGACCTCAAGGGCAAGAACGTCGTGACCACCGCCGGCACCACGTCCGAGCGCATCCTCAAGGCGATGAACGCCGACAAGCAGATGGGCATGAACGTTATCTCCGCCAAGGACCACGGCGAATCCTTCCAGATGCTGGAATCGGGTCGTGCCGTTGCGTTCATGATGGACGACGCCCTGCTGGCAGGTGAAGCAGCCAAAGCCAAGAAAGCCGACGATTGGGCCGTGACCGGTACCCCACAGTCCTACGAAATCTACGGCTGCATGATGCGCAAGGGCGACGAGCCGTTCAAAAAGGCTGTCGATGACGCCATCAAGGCCACCTACGCGTCGGGCGAGATCAACAAGATCTACGAAAAATGGTTCATGCAACCTATCCCGCCAAAAGGCCTGAACCTGAACTTCCCGATGAGCGACGAACTCAAGGCACTGATCGCCAAGCCGACCGACAAAGCGGCTGACGACAAGAAATCCTGA
- a CDS encoding amino acid ABC transporter permease: protein MEFDFSGVIPAIPGLWNGMLMTLQLMVMGVIGGIILGTILALMRLSHNKLVSNIAGAYVNYFRSIPLLLVITWFYLAVPFVLRWITGEDTPIGAFGSCVVAFMMFEAAYFCEIVRAGVQSIAKGQMGAAQALGMNYGQTMRLIILPQAFRKMTPLLLQQSIILFQDTSLVYTVGLVDFLNASRANGDIIGRSNEFLIVAGLVYFTISFAASLLVKRLQKRFAV from the coding sequence ATGGAATTCGATTTCAGTGGCGTCATCCCGGCCATTCCCGGTTTGTGGAACGGCATGCTGATGACCCTCCAACTGATGGTCATGGGCGTCATCGGCGGGATCATCCTGGGGACGATCCTGGCGCTGATGCGCCTGTCCCATAACAAGCTGGTCTCCAACATCGCTGGCGCCTACGTCAATTACTTCCGCTCGATCCCGTTGCTGCTGGTGATCACCTGGTTCTACCTGGCGGTGCCGTTCGTGTTGCGCTGGATCACCGGCGAAGATACCCCGATCGGTGCGTTCGGCTCCTGCGTCGTGGCCTTCATGATGTTTGAAGCTGCGTATTTCTGCGAAATCGTCCGGGCCGGCGTGCAGTCGATCGCCAAGGGCCAGATGGGCGCCGCCCAGGCACTGGGGATGAATTATGGCCAGACCATGCGCCTGATCATCCTGCCCCAGGCGTTTCGCAAGATGACCCCACTGCTGTTGCAACAAAGCATCATCCTGTTTCAGGACACCTCGCTGGTCTACACGGTCGGCCTGGTGGACTTCCTCAATGCTTCGCGGGCCAATGGCGACATCATCGGCCGCTCCAATGAGTTCCTGATCGTCGCAGGTCTCGTGTACTTCACAATCAGCTTTGCCGCCTCGCTGCTGGTCAAGCGTCTGCAAAAAAGGTTCGCCGTATGA
- a CDS encoding PhzF family phenazine biosynthesis protein, whose amino-acid sequence MQLAFHQVDAFSDRPFGGNSAMVYRLDAWLAEDLMQKIAAEHNLAETAFLVREGQYWHIRWFTPTTEVPLCGHATLASAYVLFEVYHETAERLDFICKSGPLSVSREGDRLWLDFPAMMPSELGASLAVQSALGVEAVDVLSSNVLFVVLESEQAVLDCKPDMVALANLPWPGAIVTAPGSKHDFVSRYFAPAIGINEDPVTGSTHCSLIPYWSKRLGKQGLTAYQCSARGGALFCRLEGERVKIGGNATLVASGTLMLGQH is encoded by the coding sequence ATGCAGCTTGCGTTTCATCAAGTCGACGCGTTCAGTGATCGGCCGTTTGGCGGTAATTCGGCGATGGTCTATCGGCTTGACGCCTGGCTTGCCGAGGACCTGATGCAAAAGATCGCCGCCGAACATAACCTGGCTGAAACCGCTTTTCTGGTACGCGAAGGCCAGTATTGGCATATCCGCTGGTTCACCCCCACCACTGAAGTCCCGTTGTGTGGGCATGCCACTTTGGCCAGCGCCTACGTGCTGTTCGAGGTCTACCACGAAACCGCCGAGCGATTGGATTTCATCTGCAAATCCGGGCCGTTGAGCGTCAGTCGCGAAGGCGATCGGTTGTGGCTGGATTTTCCCGCCATGATGCCTAGTGAGTTAGGTGCGTCCCTGGCCGTGCAGAGCGCCCTGGGTGTCGAAGCGGTGGATGTGCTCAGTTCGAACGTCCTGTTCGTGGTGCTGGAGTCGGAGCAGGCGGTGCTCGATTGCAAACCGGACATGGTGGCCCTGGCGAACCTGCCGTGGCCGGGCGCTATCGTGACTGCTCCGGGCAGCAAGCATGATTTTGTCTCGCGTTATTTTGCACCGGCGATTGGCATCAATGAGGATCCGGTGACGGGGTCGACCCATTGCAGCCTGATTCCGTACTGGTCCAAGCGCCTGGGCAAACAGGGGCTGACGGCTTACCAGTGCTCGGCCAGGGGCGGGGCGTTGTTCTGCCGGCTGGAGGGGGAGCGCGTGAAGATTGGCGGGAATGCGACGTTGGTGGCCAGCGGGACGTTGATGCTGGGTCAACACTGA
- a CDS encoding ABC transporter ATP-binding protein has translation MSHSLLLNLHNLACGYQHQRVVQNLNLHLNAGDIGCLLGSSGCGKTTTLRAIAGFEPVHEGEIQLAGETISRAGFTLAPEKRRIGMVFQDYALFPHLSVAENIAFGIRKHPNQDRVVEELLELVNLKSLGKRFPHELSGGQQQRVALARALAPEPQLLLLDEPFSNLDGELRRKLSHEVRDILKARGTSAILVTHDQEEAFAVSDHVGVFKEGRLEQWDTPYNLYHEPLTPFVASFIGQGYFIRGRLESPESVQTELGILRGNRAYTWPIGCAVDVLLRPDDIVYAPDSPLTASIVGKTFLGASTLYRLQLPTGAQLESIFPSHADHQVGDTVGIRVAAEHLVLFQASGSTAAHIPPVDSGVRRYSTAS, from the coding sequence ATGAGCCACTCGCTGCTGCTGAATTTGCACAACCTGGCCTGCGGCTATCAACACCAGCGAGTGGTGCAGAACCTCAACCTGCACCTCAATGCTGGTGACATCGGTTGCCTGCTCGGCTCGTCCGGGTGCGGCAAGACCACGACGTTGCGCGCCATCGCCGGCTTCGAACCGGTGCATGAGGGTGAGATCCAACTGGCCGGGGAAACCATCTCCCGCGCCGGCTTCACCCTCGCCCCGGAAAAACGCCGCATCGGCATGGTGTTCCAGGACTATGCGCTGTTCCCCCACCTGAGTGTGGCCGAGAACATCGCCTTTGGTATTCGCAAGCATCCGAACCAGGACCGCGTCGTCGAAGAACTGCTGGAACTGGTCAACCTGAAAAGTTTGGGCAAGCGCTTTCCCCACGAATTGTCTGGAGGCCAGCAACAGCGTGTGGCCCTGGCCCGTGCGTTGGCCCCGGAGCCGCAGTTGCTGTTGCTCGACGAGCCATTCTCCAACCTCGATGGCGAGCTGCGACGCAAGCTCAGCCATGAGGTGCGGGACATTCTCAAGGCCCGTGGCACCAGCGCGATCCTGGTCACCCACGATCAGGAAGAAGCTTTCGCGGTGAGTGATCATGTCGGCGTGTTCAAGGAAGGTCGGCTGGAACAATGGGACACGCCCTACAACCTGTACCACGAACCGCTGACGCCCTTTGTCGCCAGTTTCATTGGCCAAGGCTACTTCATTCGCGGCCGGCTCGAGAGCCCGGAATCGGTGCAGACCGAGCTGGGCATCCTGCGTGGCAACCGGGCCTACACGTGGCCGATCGGCTGCGCAGTGGACGTACTGCTGCGCCCGGACGATATCGTCTACGCACCGGACAGCCCGCTCACAGCCAGCATTGTCGGCAAGACATTCCTGGGAGCCTCGACCTTGTATCGCCTGCAATTGCCGACGGGCGCGCAACTGGAATCGATCTTCCCAAGCCATGCCGACCATCAGGTCGGGGACACCGTCGGTATTCGCGTGGCGGCTGAACACCTGGTGCTGTTCCAGGCCTCGGGCAGTACCGCTGCCCATATACCGCCGGTGGACAGTGGCGTGCGGCGCTATAGCACCGCCAGCTAA
- a CDS encoding MIP/aquaporin family protein, with protein sequence MTIASQQPSLSSQCMAEFLGTALLIFFGTGCVAALKVAGASFGLWEISIIWGIGVSMAIYLSAGISGAHLNPAVSIALCIFTDFEKRKLPFYIVSQVAGAFCAALLVYTLYSNLFFDFEQSRHMIRGSQASLELASVFSTYPHPALSTGQAFVVEMIITAILMGVIMSLTDDNNGLPRGPLAPLLIGLLIAVIGSSMGPLTGFAMNPARDFGPKLMTFFAGWGEISLTGGRDIPYFLVPIFAPIFGACLGAAAYRGLIARHLPSATPATKDATPAIDGKPRTS encoded by the coding sequence ATGACAATTGCTTCACAACAGCCGTCCCTTTCCAGCCAGTGCATGGCCGAATTCCTGGGGACCGCCCTGCTTATTTTTTTTGGTACCGGTTGCGTTGCGGCGCTCAAGGTCGCGGGTGCGAGTTTCGGCCTGTGGGAAATCAGCATCATCTGGGGCATCGGCGTCAGCATGGCGATCTACCTCAGCGCTGGTATTTCCGGTGCGCACCTGAACCCCGCCGTCAGCATCGCCCTGTGCATTTTCACTGACTTCGAAAAGCGCAAACTGCCGTTCTATATCGTCAGCCAAGTGGCCGGTGCGTTCTGCGCTGCGCTGCTGGTCTACACGCTGTACAGCAATCTATTCTTCGATTTCGAACAATCCCGGCACATGATTCGTGGTAGCCAAGCCAGCCTCGAACTGGCCTCGGTGTTCTCGACTTACCCGCACCCGGCGCTGTCCACCGGCCAGGCGTTCGTGGTGGAAATGATCATCACCGCCATCCTGATGGGCGTAATCATGTCCTTGACCGACGACAACAATGGCCTGCCCCGTGGCCCGCTGGCGCCACTGCTGATTGGCCTGCTGATTGCGGTGATTGGCAGCTCGATGGGGCCACTGACGGGTTTCGCGATGAACCCGGCACGGGACTTCGGCCCTAAACTGATGACTTTCTTCGCTGGCTGGGGTGAAATTTCCCTCACGGGGGGACGCGACATCCCGTACTTCCTGGTTCCGATTTTTGCACCGATTTTCGGTGCGTGCCTGGGTGCTGCGGCCTATCGCGGGCTGATTGCCCGCCATCTGCCCAGCGCCACACCTGCTACAAAGGATGCAACACCGGCCATTGACGGCAAGCCCAGAACATCCTGA
- the argF gene encoding ornithine carbamoyltransferase — MSARHFLSLMDFTPDELLGVIRRGVELKDLRNRGVLFEPLKNRVLGMIFEKSSTRTRISFEAGMIQLGGQAIFLSPRDTQLGRGEPISDCAIVMSSMLDAVMIRTFAHSTLTEFAAHSRVPVINGLSDDLHPCQLLADMQTFLEHRGSIQGKTVTWIGDGNNMCNSYIEAAMQFDFQLRIACPEGYDPNAELVARAGDRVTIVRDPKQAVAGAHLVSTDVWTSMGQEEETAKRLKLFAPFQVNRALLDLADEQVLFMHCLPAHRGEEISFDLLDDPRSVAWDQAENRLHAQKALLEFLVEPAYRHA, encoded by the coding sequence ATGAGCGCAAGGCACTTTCTCTCCCTGATGGATTTCACGCCCGATGAGTTGCTCGGCGTGATCCGTCGAGGCGTGGAGCTCAAGGACCTGCGTAACCGCGGCGTACTGTTCGAGCCCTTGAAAAACCGCGTGCTGGGGATGATCTTCGAGAAGTCATCGACCCGCACGCGCATCTCTTTCGAAGCCGGCATGATCCAGCTGGGCGGCCAGGCGATCTTCCTGTCGCCGCGTGACACCCAACTGGGCCGTGGCGAACCCATCAGCGATTGCGCCATCGTCATGTCGAGCATGCTTGACGCCGTGATGATCCGTACCTTTGCCCACAGCACCCTGACCGAGTTCGCGGCCCATTCCCGCGTGCCGGTGATCAACGGTCTGTCCGATGACCTGCACCCCTGCCAACTGCTGGCCGACATGCAGACGTTCCTCGAACACCGTGGCTCGATCCAGGGCAAGACCGTGACCTGGATCGGCGATGGCAACAACATGTGCAACAGCTATATAGAAGCGGCGATGCAATTCGACTTCCAGCTGCGCATCGCCTGCCCCGAAGGCTACGACCCGAACGCTGAACTGGTTGCCAGGGCCGGGGATCGAGTGACCATCGTTCGTGATCCGAAACAAGCCGTGGCCGGTGCGCATCTGGTGAGCACCGACGTCTGGACCTCCATGGGCCAGGAAGAAGAAACCGCCAAGCGCCTCAAGCTGTTCGCGCCGTTCCAGGTCAACCGTGCCCTGCTCGACCTCGCGGATGAGCAAGTGCTGTTCATGCACTGCCTGCCGGCCCACCGTGGCGAGGAAATCAGTTTCGATTTGCTGGACGACCCACGCTCAGTGGCATGGGACCAGGCAGAGAATCGGCTTCACGCGCAAAAGGCCCTGCTCGAGTTTCTTGTCGAGCCAGCGTACCGCCACGCATGA
- a CDS encoding DeoR/GlpR family transcriptional regulator: protein MNLPPRQQQILELVRERGYVSIEEMAQLFVVTPQTIRRDINQLAEANLLRRYHGGAAYDSSVENTAYAMRADQMRDEKQRIAEAIAAQIPDHASLFINIGTTTESIARALLNHNHLKVITNNLHVASILSAKDDFEVLIAGGNVRRDGGVVGQASVDFISQFKVDFALVGISGIDEDGSLLDFDYQEVRVSQAIIANARKVLLAADSSKFGRNAMVRLGPISLIDCLVTDQQPVPALAQLLSQHKIRLEVV, encoded by the coding sequence ATGAATCTGCCTCCCCGTCAGCAGCAAATCCTCGAACTGGTCCGCGAACGCGGTTATGTCAGCATCGAGGAAATGGCGCAGCTATTCGTTGTCACCCCGCAAACCATCCGCCGCGACATCAATCAGCTGGCGGAAGCGAACCTGTTGCGCCGCTACCATGGTGGCGCTGCCTACGATTCCAGCGTGGAAAACACCGCCTACGCCATGCGCGCCGACCAGATGCGCGACGAGAAGCAACGCATCGCCGAAGCCATTGCCGCGCAGATCCCCGATCACGCCTCGTTGTTCATCAACATCGGCACCACCACCGAATCCATCGCCCGGGCGCTGCTCAATCACAACCATCTCAAGGTCATCACCAACAACCTGCATGTGGCCTCGATCCTCAGCGCCAAGGACGACTTCGAGGTCCTGATCGCTGGCGGCAACGTACGCCGTGACGGCGGCGTCGTCGGCCAGGCCAGTGTCGACTTCATCAGCCAGTTCAAAGTCGACTTCGCCCTGGTGGGCATCAGCGGCATCGATGAGGACGGCAGTCTGCTGGACTTCGATTACCAGGAAGTACGGGTTTCCCAAGCGATCATCGCCAATGCCAGGAAAGTGCTGCTGGCGGCGGACTCCAGCAAATTCGGACGCAATGCCATGGTTCGATTGGGCCCCATCAGCCTGATCGATTGCCTGGTCACCGACCAGCAACCAGTGCCGGCTTTGGCGCAATTGCTGAGCCAGCACAAGATTCGGCTGGAGGTGGTCTGA
- the glpK gene encoding glycerol kinase GlpK, with the protein MTDIQNKNYIIALDQGTTSSRAIIFDRDANVVCTAQREFAQHYPQAGWVEHDPMEIFATQSAVMVEALAQAGLHHDQVAAIGITNQRETTVVWDKTTGRPIYNAIVWQCRRSTEICQQLKRDGHEQYINETTGLVTDPYFSGTKLKWILDNVEGSRERARNGELLFGTVDSWLIWKFTGGKVHVTDYTNASRTMLFNIHSLEWDAKMLDILDIPREMLPQVKSSSEIYGRTKSGIAIGGIAGDQQAALFGQMCVEPGQAKNTYGTGCFLLMNTGAKAVKSNHGMLTTIACGPRGEVAYALEGAVFNGGSTVQWLRDELKVINDAHDTEYFASKVKDSNGVYLVPAFTGLGAPYWDPYARGALFGLTRGVRVDHIIRAALESIAYQTRDVLDAMQQDSGERLKALRVDGGAVANNFLMQFQADILGTQVERPKMRETTALGAAYLAGLACGFWGSLEELRGKAVIEREFEPQLDEQAKEKLYAGWQKAVSRTRDWEPHEDAE; encoded by the coding sequence ATGACCGACATTCAGAACAAGAACTACATCATTGCCCTCGACCAGGGTACGACCAGCTCGCGCGCGATCATTTTCGACCGTGACGCCAACGTGGTCTGCACCGCTCAGCGCGAATTCGCCCAGCATTACCCACAGGCCGGTTGGGTCGAACACGACCCGATGGAGATTTTCGCCACTCAGAGCGCGGTGATGGTCGAAGCCCTTGCCCAGGCCGGCCTGCACCATGACCAGGTCGCCGCCATCGGCATCACCAACCAGCGTGAAACCACCGTGGTCTGGGACAAGACCACCGGCCGCCCGATCTACAACGCCATCGTCTGGCAATGCCGTCGCAGTACCGAGATCTGCCAGCAGCTCAAGCGCGACGGCCACGAGCAATACATCAACGAAACCACCGGTCTGGTCACCGATCCGTATTTCTCCGGCACCAAGCTCAAGTGGATCCTGGACAACGTCGAAGGCAGCCGCGAGCGTGCACGCAACGGTGAACTGCTGTTCGGCACCGTCGACAGCTGGCTGATCTGGAAATTTACCGGCGGCAAGGTCCACGTCACCGACTACACCAACGCCTCGCGCACCATGCTCTTCAATATTCACTCACTGGAGTGGGACGCGAAGATGCTCGACATCCTCGACATCCCCCGCGAGATGTTGCCGCAAGTGAAGTCTTCCTCGGAAATCTACGGCCGTACCAAGAGCGGCATCGCCATCGGCGGCATCGCCGGCGACCAGCAGGCGGCCCTTTTCGGCCAAATGTGCGTAGAACCGGGCCAGGCGAAAAACACTTACGGTACTGGCTGCTTCCTGCTGATGAACACCGGCGCCAAAGCCGTCAAATCCAATCACGGCATGCTCACCACCATCGCCTGCGGTCCGCGCGGCGAAGTGGCCTACGCCCTGGAAGGCGCGGTGTTCAATGGCGGCTCCACGGTGCAGTGGCTGCGCGATGAATTGAAAGTCATCAACGATGCCCACGACACCGAGTACTTTGCCAGCAAGGTCAAGGACAGCAATGGCGTCTACCTCGTACCCGCCTTCACCGGGCTGGGCGCGCCGTACTGGGACCCCTATGCCCGTGGCGCGCTGTTTGGCCTGACCCGCGGTGTGCGAGTCGATCACATCATTCGTGCGGCGCTGGAGTCGATTGCCTACCAGACCCGCGACGTACTTGACGCCATGCAGCAGGATTCGGGCGAACGCCTCAAGGCCCTGCGCGTGGACGGCGGCGCGGTGGCGAATAACTTCCTGATGCAATTCCAGGCCGACATCCTGGGTACCCAGGTCGAACGCCCGAAAATGCGCGAAACCACCGCCTTGGGTGCCGCGTACCTGGCCGGCCTGGCATGCGGCTTCTGGGGCAGCCTGGAAGAACTGCGCGGCAAGGCGGTGATCGAGCGCGAATTCGAACCGCAACTGGACGAGCAAGCGAAAGAAAAACTCTACGCCGGCTGGCAGAAAGCGGTCAGCCGCACCCGCGATTGGGAGCCTCACGAAGACGCTGAATAA
- a CDS encoding amino acid ABC transporter permease — translation MNYNWDWGVFFKSTGVGSETYLDWYIAGLGWTIAIAVVAWIIALLLGSVLGVMRTVPNRLVSGIATCYVELFRNVPLLVQLFIWYFLVPDLLPADMQEWYKQDLNPTTSAYLSVVVCLGLFTAARVCEQVRTGIQALPRGQESAARAMGFKLPQIYWNVLLPQAYRIIIPPLTSEFLNVFKNSSVASLIGLMELLAQTKQTAEFSANLFEAFTLATLIYFTLNMSLMLLMRMVEKKVSVPGLISVGGK, via the coding sequence ATGAATTACAACTGGGACTGGGGCGTGTTCTTCAAGTCCACCGGCGTGGGCAGCGAGACCTATCTCGACTGGTACATCGCCGGCCTGGGCTGGACCATCGCCATCGCCGTCGTGGCCTGGATCATCGCCCTGCTGCTGGGCTCGGTACTGGGCGTGATGCGCACCGTGCCGAACCGGCTGGTGTCGGGTATCGCCACTTGCTACGTGGAACTCTTCCGTAATGTGCCGCTGCTGGTTCAGCTGTTCATCTGGTACTTCCTGGTGCCGGACCTGCTGCCCGCCGATATGCAGGAGTGGTACAAGCAGGACCTGAACCCGACCACCTCGGCCTATCTGAGCGTCGTCGTGTGCCTGGGCCTGTTCACCGCCGCCCGGGTTTGCGAGCAGGTGCGCACCGGTATCCAGGCGCTGCCCCGTGGCCAGGAATCCGCGGCCCGTGCCATGGGTTTCAAGCTGCCGCAGATTTACTGGAACGTGCTGCTGCCCCAGGCCTACCGGATCATCATTCCGCCGCTTACCTCGGAATTCCTCAACGTCTTCAAGAACTCCTCCGTGGCCTCTCTGATCGGCCTGATGGAGCTGCTCGCGCAGACCAAACAGACCGCCGAGTTCTCCGCCAACCTGTTCGAAGCCTTCACCCTGGCGACGCTGATCTACTTCACCCTGAACATGAGCCTGATGCTGCTCATGCGCATGGTCGAGAAGAAGGTCTCGGTGCCCGGCCTGATCTCCGTGGGGGGTAAATAA
- the ybaK gene encoding Cys-tRNA(Pro) deacylase, producing the protein MTPALDLLKKVRAEHRIHSYEHDPKAASYGLEAAEKLGLEPAQVFKTLLAASEKGELLVAVVPVAGSLDLKGLAHAAGVKKVEMADPAAAQRSTGYLLGGISPLGQKKRLRTFIDNSAQPLASIFVSAGRRGLEVELAPAVLAEHTGATFADIGRA; encoded by the coding sequence ATGACACCCGCATTGGATCTGCTGAAGAAAGTGCGCGCCGAACATCGCATCCACAGTTATGAACACGATCCCAAGGCCGCGTCCTATGGCCTGGAAGCGGCGGAAAAGCTCGGGCTGGAGCCGGCGCAGGTGTTCAAGACATTGCTGGCGGCCAGCGAGAAAGGTGAATTGCTGGTGGCGGTGGTGCCCGTGGCCGGGAGCCTGGATTTGAAAGGCCTGGCCCATGCCGCCGGGGTGAAAAAGGTCGAGATGGCCGACCCGGCCGCCGCGCAGCGTTCCACCGGTTATTTGCTCGGTGGCATCAGCCCACTGGGGCAGAAGAAGCGTCTGCGTACTTTTATCGACAACTCGGCGCAACCACTGGCCAGCATTTTTGTCAGTGCCGGGCGGCGGGGGTTGGAGGTGGAGCTGGCGCCCGCGGTTCTGGCCGAGCATACCGGGGCGACGTTTGCGGATATCGGGCGGGCCTGA
- the glpD gene encoding glycerol-3-phosphate dehydrogenase, translating into MPTSTLPTPPLAEIYDIAVIGGGINGVGIAADAAGRGLSVFLCEKDDLASHTSSASSKLIHGGLRYLEHYEFRLVREALAEREVLLTKAPHIVKQMRFVLPHRPHLRPAWMIRAGLFLYDHLGKREQLAGSKSLKFGADSALKSEITKGFEYSDCWVDDARLVVLNAMAAREKGAHVHTRTRCVNARRSKGLWHLHLERADGSLFSIRAKALVNAAGPWVAKFIRDDLKMESPYGIRLIQGSHLIVPKLYEGEHAHILQNEDQRIVFTIPYLNQFTLIGTTDREYTGDPAKVAITEGETDYLLKVVNAHFKKQISRDDIRHSYSGVRPLCNDESDNPSAVTRDYTLALSGSGEEAPLLSVFGGKLTTYRKLAESAMAQLAPYFTQMRPSWTAIEALPGGENMTTPQALCSAIRDKFDWLPTDIARRWATTYGSRTWRMLEGVHSLGDLGEHIGAGLYTREVDYLCSDEWAVDAQDILWRRSKLGLFTTAVEQEKLQQYLSKVEQNRRKIEAA; encoded by the coding sequence ATGCCCACTTCCACCTTGCCTACGCCCCCTCTCGCCGAGATTTACGATATCGCCGTCATTGGCGGTGGTATCAACGGCGTGGGGATTGCCGCGGACGCTGCCGGTCGCGGTCTTTCGGTGTTCCTTTGCGAAAAGGACGACCTGGCCAGCCACACATCGTCGGCCAGCAGCAAGCTGATCCACGGCGGCCTGCGCTACCTCGAACATTACGAATTCCGTTTGGTGCGTGAAGCACTGGCCGAGCGCGAAGTGCTGCTGACCAAGGCCCCGCATATCGTCAAGCAAATGCGCTTCGTGCTCCCCCACCGCCCGCACCTGCGTCCGGCCTGGATGATTCGCGCCGGCCTGTTCCTCTACGATCACTTGGGCAAACGTGAGCAGCTCGCCGGCTCCAAGAGCTTGAAGTTCGGTGCAGATAGCGCCTTGAAAAGCGAAATCACCAAAGGCTTCGAATACTCCGACTGCTGGGTCGATGACGCGCGGCTGGTGGTGCTCAACGCCATGGCGGCCCGGGAAAAAGGCGCGCATGTCCACACCCGTACCCGCTGCGTTAACGCCCGCCGCAGCAAAGGCCTGTGGCATCTGCATCTGGAGCGCGCCGACGGCAGCCTGTTTTCGATACGCGCCAAGGCCCTGGTGAACGCCGCCGGCCCGTGGGTCGCCAAGTTCATTCGCGATGACCTGAAGATGGAATCGCCCTACGGCATCCGCCTGATCCAGGGCAGCCACTTGATCGTGCCGAAACTCTACGAAGGCGAGCACGCGCACATTCTTCAAAACGAAGACCAGCGCATCGTGTTCACCATTCCATACCTGAACCAGTTCACCCTGATCGGCACGACCGACCGTGAATACACCGGTGACCCGGCCAAAGTGGCCATTACCGAAGGCGAAACCGATTACCTGCTGAAAGTGGTCAACGCGCACTTCAAGAAGCAGATCAGCCGCGACGATATCCGGCACAGCTATTCCGGTGTGCGCCCGCTGTGCAACGACGAATCCGACAACCCGTCGGCCGTCACCCGCGACTACACCCTGGCGCTCTCCGGCAGTGGTGAAGAAGCCCCGTTGCTGTCGGTGTTTGGTGGCAAGCTGACCACCTATCGCAAACTGGCCGAATCGGCCATGGCGCAGCTGGCCCCGTATTTCACGCAGATGCGTCCGAGCTGGACCGCCATAGAAGCCCTCCCTGGCGGCGAAAACATGACCACCCCGCAGGCACTCTGCTCGGCGATCCGCGACAAGTTCGACTGGCTGCCGACCGACATCGCCCGGCGCTGGGCCACCACCTACGGCAGCCGCACCTGGCGCATGCTCGAAGGCGTGCACAGTCTCGGCGATCTGGGTGAGCACATCGGTGCAGGTCTTTACACTCGGGAAGTCGACTACCTGTGCAGCGACGAATGGGCCGTCGATGCCCAGGACATCCTGTGGCGCCGCAGCAAGCTGGGGCTGTTCACCACTGCGGTCGAACAGGAAAAGCTGCAGCAGTACCTGAGTAAAGTTGAGCAAAACCGTCGCAAGATCGAAGCGGCCTGA